The Betaproteobacteria bacterium genome includes a window with the following:
- a CDS encoding Fic family protein, which translates to MAAHSDKLAESLALLKSIQDRGIVAIRANHLTRTHRERLLKSGFIREVMKGWYVPARPDEPAGESTAWYAAFWGFCEDYLNERFGEEWCLSPEQSLDIHIGDWTVPKQLLVRSPKGGNKPTELPFGTSVFDIRLELPATQDIEIKNELRIMTLPVALINSAPNQFTAHPIEMRSALAMVADASDVLSHLLVGGNSKVAGRLAGAFRNIGRGRIADNIVETMRTAGYTVNESDPFEDKPSIAIDARETSPYVNRLRMMWGKMREQVLRNFPAAPGLTRNRTAYLKKVGEVYASDAYNSLSIEGYQVSAQLIERVRSGNWNPDRVVGDRDHLDALAARGYWQAFQSVKKSIGKVLNGESPGRIVENDHRVWYRELFGPGVTAGILKPSDLAGYRNSPVYIRRSMHVPPRHQAVRELMAAFFELLQQEKEPAVRAVLGHFVFVYIHPYVDGNGRIGRFLMNVMLASGGYPWTVIPVEKRYDYMAALESASADQDIRPFAKFLSNLVHKTKA; encoded by the coding sequence GATCCGCGCCAATCATCTTACCCGTACTCATCGGGAGCGCCTCCTCAAAAGCGGATTCATCCGGGAAGTGATGAAGGGCTGGTATGTCCCCGCCCGTCCTGACGAACCGGCGGGAGAAAGTACCGCCTGGTACGCCGCATTCTGGGGATTCTGCGAGGACTATCTTAACGAGCGCTTCGGTGAAGAGTGGTGCCTCAGTCCCGAACAATCGTTGGATATTCATATCGGTGACTGGACCGTGCCGAAGCAACTGCTCGTCAGATCGCCGAAAGGCGGAAACAAGCCCACCGAATTGCCATTTGGGACATCCGTTTTTGATATTCGTCTGGAGCTGCCCGCGACACAGGATATCGAAATAAAAAACGAGCTGAGGATCATGACTCTGCCCGTCGCTCTGATTAACAGTGCGCCGAACCAGTTTACCGCGCATCCGATAGAAATGCGTTCAGCATTGGCCATGGTCGCGGATGCTTCAGACGTATTGAGCCACTTACTGGTCGGGGGAAATAGCAAGGTTGCGGGAAGACTCGCCGGGGCCTTCCGCAATATCGGCCGCGGCCGGATTGCCGACAACATCGTGGAGACCATGCGGACCGCAGGCTACACGGTCAATGAAAGCGACCCCTTCGAAGACAAGCCGTCCATCGCCATCGACGCGCGGGAAACATCGCCTTACGTAAACCGCCTGCGCATGATGTGGGGAAAAATGCGGGAACAGGTTCTGCGCAACTTCCCTGCCGCACCCGGACTGACCCGAAATAGAACCGCGTACCTGAAGAAGGTCGGGGAAGTCTATGCCAGCGATGCCTATAATTCTTTATCGATCGAGGGCTACCAGGTCAGCGCGCAACTCATTGAGCGCGTGCGTTCGGGGAACTGGAACCCAGACCGCGTCGTCGGTGATCGTGATCATCTGGACGCGCTCGCTGCGCGTGGGTACTGGCAAGCCTTTCAGAGTGTGAAGAAAAGCATTGGCAAAGTGCTCAACGGCGAAAGCCCGGGACGTATCGTCGAGAACGACCATCGTGTCTGGTACCGGGAACTCTTCGGGCCTGGCGTCACGGCGGGCATTCTCAAACCGTCGGACCTCGCCGGGTACCGGAATTCCCCCGTTTACATTCGCCGGTCCATGCACGTTCCACCCCGCCACCAGGCCGTGCGCGAATTAATGGCCGCTTTCTTTGAACTGCTGCAACAGGAAAAAGAGCCTGCGGTCAGGGCGGTGCTCGGACACTTTGTGTTCGTGTACATACACCCGTATGTCGATGGAAATGGGCGCATAGGCCGTTTCCTGATGAACGTAATGCTGGCATCCGGCGGCTATCCGTGGACTGTCATCCCAGTAGAGAAACGCTATGACTATATGGCCGCGCTGGAATCAGCCAGTGCGGACCAGGACATAAGACCGTTCGCCAAGTTTCTGTCCAATCTGGTTCACAAAACGAAGGCGTAA